CCATGCACGAACAGGTACGAGCAGCAGGCAGGTTGGCAGAAGGGCGGCTACACGCAGTGTGGGTGAAGGGCATCAACGCAACGGTCAGCGTGCTGGCATGCCTGATGGGCCTCTCGGGGTGCGTCATGTCGGACCCGGACGGGTTCGTCTTCGGATTCCGGGTGGTGGAGGGGCAGGTCGAGGTGTTCCTACCGATGTGCCCGGACGACCGATTGGAAAGCATCCGGGCCGCTGACGCCAGTGGGGAACGTGTGGAACTGTTCACCGCGGCCCACCCCACCGCCATCCAGGCGGGCAACGGCAACCTCATCATCCATGACACCCGTGGCTGGGCGCCGGAGGGCTTCGAGGACCGCCAGGTCTTCAATCCTGCGGCCGGCATCCCACGTCTGCTTTCAGTCCGTTATCGCCACACTGACGGCGAGGCTTCGGGCGATGTCGCCGACATGGACAAGGTCACGGCAGCGGCCCTGGAGCCCGACCAGTACTGGACCGACAAGGGGCCCATGACGGCGGAGCAGATCAGTCGGCAGTTCCACTGCAACAAGCCGACCTCCTAACGCCGGCAGGCCTTGAAGCAACAGCCCTTGGCCCTCCCGCCCCGGGAGGGCCAAGGGCATCGCGAGAGGGCAGCTCAGAGTCTGCATCATGCCCGCCAGCAGCACGCGCCCCCCGCTCAGCCGGACCAACCACCTGGACCAGGCGTCGGGACGCCGCCATCAACACCATCGCCGCGTGAGCGACGGATCAGTCCTGGCCCCGTTCCAGCTGGATGAAGGCAGCGAATCCGACCCCTCCCACTCCCTCCGTCTCATCGACGGCGACCTGGAGCAGGTCGCCGACATCTTCGAGGAGCACAACGCAGAAAGCCACGGTCACGGTCGGGACGGCCTGGTCGTGTCACTGGTTCGCTCGCGGGACCAGGGCGGGCAGACCTCGCCGACGGACGGTGCCCGCGGCCGCGCGGGCTCCGCGGCCGCGGGCGGCGCCCGGCGCGGCGTCCGTCGGGGAGAATCACCGTATGCGGATCCTCATCATCACCGCCGGTTCACGGGGTGACGTAGCGCCGTTCACCGGGCTTGGGCGGCGCCTGCTGGACGCCGGGCACGAAGTCGCCGTGGCTGCTCATCCGTCGTTCGCCACGCTTGTCGCGGGGTGCGGCCTCGGCCATCGGCCGATGCCGGGCGACCCGCAGGAGCTGATCCGGGCCTGGGCCCGGGCGGCGTCGCGGGCGGAGGTCCGGGCGCTGACGGCGGCGTACGCGGACGGGCTCGCCGACGGTGTGGCGACCGCCGTGGCGGCCGGGACCGACCTGGTGCTCACCGCCTTCGCCCCGGCGCCGCTCAGCCGGGCGGCCGGCGACGCTTTCGGCGTCCCCGTCATCGAGACCCACCTCGTACCCGCCTTCCCCACCAGGGAGTTCCCGTTGCCCGGCGCGCTCGACGCCGAAGGTCTGGGACCGGCGGGCAACCTGGCGGCGGGTCGGGAGACGGTGCGGCGCCGGGACAACCTCTTCGCCGGTGCCGTGGCCCGGCTGCGGGCCCGCCTTGGGCTGCCGGCGGACGCACCGGCGGAGCCGGCAGGGGGCGGCGGGCCGGTCTTCGCCGGCTTCAGCCCGCTGGTGGTGCCGCGACCGGCGGACTGGCCGTCCCAGGTCGAGGTGACGGGCTACTGGTGGCCGCCCCGGCCGGACGGCTGGCAACCCCCGGCCGAGCTGGTCGACTTCCTCCAGGCCGGCCCGCCACCGGTGTTCATCGGCTTCGGCAGCATGGCACCGGGCGAGGGGGAGCGACTCAGCGAGCTGGTGGCCGCGGCGGTGAAGCGGGCGGGTGTGCGCGCGGTGGTGCAGGCGGGGTGGGCCGAGCTGGGCGGTGGGGGCGACGACCTGCTGGCGATCGGCGACGTCCCGCACGACTGGCTCTTCCCCCGTACGGCCGCCGTCGTGCACCACGCCGGGGCCGGTACCACCGGAGCCGCCCTGCGGGCCGGGGTGCCCGCCGTACCGGTGCCCGTCATGGCCGACCAGCCGTTCTGGGCGGCCCGGCTGCACCGGCTCGGGGTCGCCCCCCGGCCGCTGCCCTTCCAGGACCTCGGCGCCGAGAACCTTGCTGCCGCGATCACGGCCTGTGTGAGTGAGCCGACCCACCGCCGTCGCGCGGCCGAACTCGCCCGCCACATCGCGTCGGAGGACGGCGCGGCCGCCGTGCTCGCCCACATCGGCACCGAACGCGACCGGTGAGAACGAAGCACGGACCGACCTCGGCGAGAGTCGACCTCCCGCCGGGCGTCGGTCCGCAGGGGCACCGCCGAGTCGTTGCTCGGGCTTCGCCCACCGGTCGACCCTGCACGGCTGCGGCGCGGCCCCGACCCACCGGCCCGCTCCGCAGCCGTGACGATCCACGCACCGGCGGCCGACGGCCTTCCGATGCCCGCTCCCGTCACGGTCGCAGCGCCTCGGCGACGGCCAGGGTGTCCCAGTAGAACGGGTGCATCTCGGTGATGAGCCCGTCCCGGACGGTGATCAGCTGCATGACCGAGGTCTCCAGGACGCGCCCGGTGGCCCGGGCGCGCAGGCGGCCCCGGTTCAGCACCACGACGGCGTCCGCACCGACCACGAACCGCTGTTCCAGGAACTCCAACGACTCCCACGCCGCGCTCATCGCGGCCATGAACTCCTCGATGCCGTCCGGCCCGCGCCAGGTGCCCCCGTAGGGCAGCCCCGGTGCCTGGTGCATCACCACCTCGGGGTCGAGACACCTGGCGAGTTCGTCGAAGCGGGCGTGCCCCCGGCCGCCGGCCGCGATGTACGCGGCCTCGGCTGCGTAGAACCTCTGCAGCACGGCGAAGGCACCACCGGGGTCGGGCTCGGGCAGGGGCTCGGGTTCCGGCTCGGGCGGGCTCGGCCGCGGCTGCGCCGCGGCTGTCGTGATCGGGCCGGGGTCCGTCGTCTTCTCTGCGGTCACCGCTCCATGGTGTCGACCCGAGCGGGAGCGCACCGGCGGCAATCGGACGTCGCGTTCGCCAGGCGGCCCGAGGCGCCTCCCGGGACGGGGCTGCCGGCGGTCGTACGAGCTTTCCGACGATACGTCGGGGCAATGATCGCGGCCCTCCTGATCACCTCGCGGAAGGCCCCGCGCCGGTCGGACCACGGCCGTTCGATTCCCGCTCGGCGGCAATGATGGCACCATGTCAGGAGCCCCAGTCGGGCGATGGATCCGAGGAGGACGCAATGCTCGCCGAGTCGATGGTGGCACTGGCCGGTGCGGGGGGTACGGCGCTGGTCGGGGCGATGGCCACCGATGCGTGGCAGTCCGTCAGGACGGGCGCGGCCAGGCTCTTCGGGCGGGACGGGGAGAGCCGGCACGACGCCGTCGCGATCCGGCTGGAGCACGACGCCGATCTGGTCGTGCGGGCCCAGGACCCGGACCGGGTGCGCGGCGCCCTGGCGCCGGCCTGGCAGATCGAGTTGGAGTCGCTGCTGACGGAGCGCCCCGAACTCGCCGCCGAGCTGCAGGCGTTCGTGACCCGTACCGTCGCCGCCCTTCCCCGGGCCGAGCAGAACTGGACCCAGAACGTGACCGCCCGGGACCACGGCCGGGCCTACGGATCGCTCGGCGGCAACGTGGTGGTCCACGAGTCGGGGCAGGCCGACCCGCCCCGACCGCCGGCACCCGACCGCAGCGAGGAGGCGGCCGAGGGGTCGTCGTGATGGCGCCGGGCGACCCCGGCACGCCGGACGAGCCGCCGCGGCGGATGGATCAACGGGTGGTCGCGGAAGCCGGGTTCGCCTACGGCGCCGTCGGCGCGGACATCCACGTCCTGGGCGACGGCACGCCCGTCTACCTGCTGCAGAACTGGCGCCCCGAGGAGCCCGCGGACGGCGGCTGGCTGCGGGAACTGCCGAGCCGGATGCTCAACGCCCGCTGGGAGGTGGTCGGTTTCACCGGGCGGGCCGGCGAGCTCGCCGGGTTGCGCTCCTGGTGCGCGGACGGCCCCCGGCTGGCCGTCCGGTGGCTGCACGCGCCCGGGGGGCAGGGCAAGACCCGGCTGGCCGCCCAGCTGGCCCGGGAGATGGCCGCCGAGGGCTGGAAGATCGTCACCGCCGTCGAGGGCCCGGGCTCCGTCCTGCCGCCGCCGGGCAGTCAGGATCTGCGCCTGGACGGCGCCGCCGGCCTGCTGCTGCTCGTCGAGTACGCCGACCGGTGGCCGCTGTCGCACCTGACCTGGCTGCTCAGCAACGCGCTGCTGCACAGGCCGACGGTCCCGGCGCGGGTCCTGATGATCGCCCGCGACACCGGGCCCTGGCCGGCGGTCCGCGCGACGCTGGCGAACCACCGGGCGGGGACCTCGTCCCAGGCGCTCGCCGCGCTCGGCGAGGAGGACGACCCCGAGGGCCTGCGCGGCCGGATGTTCCTCGCCGCCCGGGACGGCTTCGCCGCACAGTACGGGGTGGCGCCGGAGGGGACGGCGCCGCCGCCCTGGCTGGACGGACCCGAGTTCGGGCTGACCCTGGCCGTCCACATGGCGGCCCTGGTGTCCGTCGACGCCCGGTCGACAGGGCGGCGGACACCGACCGACATGGCCGGGCTGACCCTCTACCTGCTGGACCGCGAGCACCTCCACTGGGCCCGTCGGCACGGCGACGGCACCCACCGGCTCGCCGGCCGGGAGTCACCCGGGCCGCCTTGGGTCACCCCGCCCGAGGTGATGAACCGGGTGGTGTTCACGGCCACGCTCACCGGCCCCCAGCCGCCCCCGGACGGTGCGCGGGCGATCGGGTGCCTCGATCTCGCCCTGCCCGCCGACCGGGTGCTCGCCGACCACGCGAGCTGCTACCCGCCCGCCGATCCCGCCCGCGCCACCGTCCTCGAACCGCTCTACCCGGACCGCCTCGCCGAGGACTTCGGCGCCCTCACCCTCCCCGGCCACCTCGCCGACTACCCGGCCGGGCCGTGGGCGCCGGCCACCCTCCGTGCGCTCGTCGAGGGGCTGCCGCACCCCGGCTGGGTCCGGCGTGCCGTCAACCTGCTGGCCGCGGCCGCCGGGCGCTGGCCGCACGTCGGGGCCGAGCACCTCTTCCCGCTGCTGCGCGAGCGGCCCGAACTCGCCGTCGAGGCGGGAAGCTCCGCCCTGAGCGCCCTGGCCGCGCTGCCCGGCGCCCCGCTCGACCTGCTGGAGGCCGTGGAGTCACGGCTGCCCGGTTACGAAATCACCGACCTGGCCCCCGGAGTGGCGGACCTGGCCTGCGCGCTGGCAGAACTGCGGCTGGCCCGGACGGACGACCCGGCGACCCGGGCCGCGATCCATGCCGGCCTCGCGGTGGCGCTGGTCGGCGCCGGCCGCTACCGCGAGAACCTCGCCGCCCTGCAGGAGGCGGCCGGACTCTACCGGCCGCTGGCGGAGGCCGACCCGCAGACCTTCCAGGTGAAGTTCGCCAATGTGCTCTCCAACCTCGGCAACCGCCTGGGGCGCTACGGCCGGCAGCAGGAGTCGCTCGCCCTCTCCCTCGAAGCCGTCGACATCGCCCGGCGGGTCGGCTGGCTGGACGCCGACGCCCCGGTGTCGGCCGGTGGCGCGCTGCTGGTCAATCTCGCCGGCCGGCTGCACTCGGCCGGCCGCACGGTGGAGGCCCTGGAGACCGTGCACCGGGCGCTGGAGATCTTCTGGCAGCTGTCCAGGACCGACCCGACCGAGGACATCCACCTGGCGCCCTGCCTGGTCAATCTCGCCTCGCGGCTGCCGATCAACTACCTCCGGGGCAGGGGCTCGCTGGTGGCCCTCGAGCAGGCTGTCGTCCTGTACCGCCGCCTCGCGGCCGACGACCCGTCCCGCCACGAGGCAGGCCTCGCGTACGCCCTGACCGTGCTGGCCGGGCAGGTCGCCAGTTATCACCGGATGCTCGAGTCATTCGCCAGGGCGATGCCGGACAGCACCGACCGGCCGCCCGTCACCCCCGGCTGGCGACAGCGGGCGGTGGACCTCGCCACGGAGGCGGTGGGCATCGACCGTCGCCTGGTGGCCACGAATCCGGCCGTGATCGATCTCCAACTGGCGGACGGGCTCCGGGTGCTGTCCAGCACCCTGGCCACCGCCGGCCGGCCCGACGAGGCCGCCGCCGCGCTGGAGGAGAGCATGTTCGTCCGGTCCCGTCTCGCCGACCCGGCCTCGGCCGTCGCGGACGAACCCGTCGCGGACGAACCCGCCGAGGACGCGGACCCGCCGGACCACCGGGCGCTGTCGATGGCGGGCATCCGCGCCGGCGTCACCCTCTTCGCGTACCTGGCGGAGAGCGACCCGCAGACGTACCGGGACGGGCTGGCCGAGGCCCTCGAAGTGCTCGGGGCAGCCGCGGCGTTCGACCGGGAAGGGCTGTCCGAGCGCGAGGCCGTCCTCCCTCGCTGGCGGCAGCTCGCGGACGAGGACCTCCCGGCCTACGGCCCTGGCCTGGTCAGTGCCCTGGCCCTGATCCGCTCCCAGCAGCACACCGCGGGTCTGCTCGAGGAGGCCGCGCGGACCGCCGAGGAGTCGGAGCGGTGGGCGGCCCGGATCGCCACCGTCGAGGAGGAGAAGGAGCGGCGCCGCCAGGCCCCCCGGATCCCCTGGGGGACGGCCGAGGACATCGACCGCGAGGCGCGGCGCCTCACCGCGGCCGAAGACCCCGCCGCCCTGTGGGCGCTCGTCCTGTCCGTCCCGCCGGCGCACGGCGTCCGGCTCGCCCGCGCGCTCCTCCACCACCTGCCCCCGCAGGACGCCGCCGTACGGTCACTGGCGGAGCGCCTCGCGGCGGCGGAGCCGCCCGTCGTCCCGTCCCCCGACGCCGTCGGCGCGCCGCGCACCGCACTGCCGACCTACTACGGGGACGGGGAGGGCATCTCCTTCGCGCACGGCCGCCCCGCGCTCACCTTGCGCGGCACCCAGTCGGACGGTGCCTGGGGGATCAGCGCC
The sequence above is a segment of the Kitasatospora sp. NBC_00240 genome. Coding sequences within it:
- a CDS encoding glycosyltransferase encodes the protein MRILIITAGSRGDVAPFTGLGRRLLDAGHEVAVAAHPSFATLVAGCGLGHRPMPGDPQELIRAWARAASRAEVRALTAAYADGLADGVATAVAAGTDLVLTAFAPAPLSRAAGDAFGVPVIETHLVPAFPTREFPLPGALDAEGLGPAGNLAAGRETVRRRDNLFAGAVARLRARLGLPADAPAEPAGGGGPVFAGFSPLVVPRPADWPSQVEVTGYWWPPRPDGWQPPAELVDFLQAGPPPVFIGFGSMAPGEGERLSELVAAAVKRAGVRAVVQAGWAELGGGGDDLLAIGDVPHDWLFPRTAAVVHHAGAGTTGAALRAGVPAVPVPVMADQPFWAARLHRLGVAPRPLPFQDLGAENLAAAITACVSEPTHRRRAAELARHIASEDGAAAVLAHIGTERDR
- a CDS encoding nuclear transport factor 2 family protein, with protein sequence MTAEKTTDPGPITTAAAQPRPSPPEPEPEPLPEPDPGGAFAVLQRFYAAEAAYIAAGGRGHARFDELARCLDPEVVMHQAPGLPYGGTWRGPDGIEEFMAAMSAAWESLEFLEQRFVVGADAVVVLNRGRLRARATGRVLETSVMQLITVRDGLITEMHPFYWDTLAVAEALRP